The DNA region GGACATTCCCTGGAAGTACCCTCTGATCCTGTATAACGGAGCTTTGATCTATGACGGCCTAGAGGGGACGGTCATTGACGGCTACTGGCTGGATTACAAAATTTCGAATGACATCATTCGGATCGGAAGGAAGCATGGGCTGACGCCTTTTTATTTTTCATTGGATACGGATCACCGGGAACGCGTGCTGCATGAAACGCTTTGCCGGGAGGGAGAGACCGCATTTTATCAAAGCCGCATGAATGATCCGAGATTTATGGAGGTAGCAGCCTTGCAATGTCCGGAGAGTCACCGAACGTTGGCCCTGACGTATATTGGCCTGCTCGATGAGCTGGAGCCGATTCGCCGGGAGGTCAACGATTGTTTCGGGGATGTGGTGCATGCCCATATGATGCCGGACTATTACATAAGGAATCATTACTTTCTGGAATTCAGCCACGTGAATGGCAACAAGGGGGACGGGCTTCGCTTATGGGCGGCTCATATGGGGATCCCGCTTCGGAACACGGTCGTCTTCGGTGATCATCTCAATGATCTGGGGCTGTTTGAAGCGGGCGGCACCCGAATTGCCGTGCGGAACGCGCACGAGCGAATTCGGGAATTGGCGGATCAGATTGTCGATACGAACGATGCCGACGGGGTGGCGCACTACATCCGGAAGCAGCTGGAGCTTATAGGGACCGAGGATGAAGTACAATTGGATGCCGGTTTATAACCTTGAATCAGGAAGGAACG from Paenibacillus ihbetae includes:
- a CDS encoding Cof-type HAD-IIB family hydrolase produces the protein MNHQAFITDLDGTLLRSDQTLSPYTLETIDSALQQDVVVTFATARGYVSAMQVVADIPWKYPLILYNGALIYDGLEGTVIDGYWLDYKISNDIIRIGRKHGLTPFYFSLDTDHRERVLHETLCREGETAFYQSRMNDPRFMEVAALQCPESHRTLALTYIGLLDELEPIRREVNDCFGDVVHAHMMPDYYIRNHYFLEFSHVNGNKGDGLRLWAAHMGIPLRNTVVFGDHLNDLGLFEAGGTRIAVRNAHERIRELADQIVDTNDADGVAHYIRKQLELIGTEDEVQLDAGL